Proteins encoded in a region of the Cucurbita pepo subsp. pepo cultivar mu-cu-16 unplaced genomic scaffold, ASM280686v2 Cp4.1_scaffold000406, whole genome shotgun sequence genome:
- the LOC111785227 gene encoding GDSL esterase/lipase At2g30310-like produces MIASKLGIKELVPQFLDPELSDDDVKTGVSFASADSGFDDLTSMISNVIPVMKQIDLFKNYIQRLQGIVGVDESRRIIGNALVVISAGTNNLNINFYDLPTRQLQYNISGYRGFIQNRLQSLIEEIYHLGCRYTVVAGLPPVGCLPIQETISFQNPFHRVRFEDQNSDSKDYNQKLSKLLSNLQSQLHRSTILYAGIYTPLIDMVINPKKYGFEHIEKGCCGIGLVEAGPLCNVIIPTCKDPSKFMFWDSIHRTEAAYKFVTKSLLKQFLNHLNLNGWYFS; encoded by the exons TCCAGAACTGTCGGATGATGATGTCAAAACAGGTGTCAGTTTTGCATCGGCGGACTCGGGGTTTGACGATTTGACTTCTATGATATCCAATGTCATTCCTGTGATGAAGCAAATTGAtcttttcaaaaattacaTTCAAAGGCTTCAAGGGATTGTGGGTGTGGACGAAAGCAGAAGGATTATTGGTAATGCTTTGGTTGTTATCAGTGCAGGAACTAATAACTTAAACATTAATTTCTATGACCTTCCGACAAGACAACTACAATACAATATTAGCGGTTACCGAGGTTTTATACAGAATAGACTACAAAGCTTGATCGAG GAAATTTACCACCTTGGATGCCGTTATACAGTCGTCGCTGGCCTCCCTCCGGTTGGTTGTCTTCCCATTCAAGAGACTATATCATTTCAAAATCCCTTCCACCGAGTACGTTTTGAGGATCAAAATTCAGATTCCAAAGACTACAACCAAAAGCTTTCAAAGCTACTCAGCAATTTACAATCACAACTACATAGAAGCACGATTTTGTATGCTGGCATTTATACCCCTCTCATTGATATGGTCATTAATCCTAAAAAATATG GTTTTGAGCATATAGAGAAGGGTTGTTGTGGAATTGGATTAGTAGAAGCGGGGCCTCTATGTAATGTAATTATCCCAACGTGTAAAGATCCATCAAAATTTATGTTCTGGGATAGCATTCATCGGACTGAAGCAGCCTATAAGTTTGTCACTAAATCGCTTCTCAAACAATTTTTGAATCATCTAAATTTAAACGGATGGTATTTTAGCTAG